One stretch of Malus domestica chromosome 14, GDT2T_hap1 DNA includes these proteins:
- the LOC103431231 gene encoding chaperone protein ClpB1-like, translated as MNPDKFTHKTNETIAGAHVLAMDAGHAQFTPLHLATALVSDPSGIFNQAIANAGGSVDTPKSVERVFNQALKKLPSQSPPPYEILASSSLIKVIRRAQSAQKTRGDTHLAVDQLIFSLLEDSQIGDLLKEAGIATARMKSEVEKLRGKEGKKVESASGDTTFQALKTYGRDLVEQAGKLDPVIGRDEEIRRVVRILSRRTKNNPVLIGEPGVGKTAVVEGLAQRIVGGDVPSNLADVRLIALDMGAKYRGKFEERLKAVVKEVEEAEGKVILFIDEIHLVLGAGRTEGSMDAGNLFKPTLARGQLRYIGATTLEEYRKYVDKDAAFERRFQQVYVAEPSVPDTISILRGLKERYEDHHCVRILDRTLVVAAQLSSRYITGRHLPDKAIDLVDEACANVRVQLDSQPEEIDNLERKRMQLEVELHALEKEKDKASKARLVEVRKELDELRDKLQPLVMKYRKEKERVDELRKLKQKREELLVALAEAERRYDLARAADLSCGPIQEVETTIAKLEGSTAENLILTETVGPEQIAEVVSRWTGIPVTRLGQNDKERLIGLAERLHKRVVGQDQAVDAVAEAVLMSRAGLGRPQQPTGSFLFLGPTGVGKTELAKALAEQLFDDENLIVRIDMSEYMEQHSVSRLIDTPPGYIGRNEGGQLTEAVRRRPYSVVLFDEVEKAHTAAFNTLLQVLDDGRLTDGQGRTVDFRNTVIVMTSNLGAEHLLSGSMGKCSMQVAHDEVMKEVRRHFSPELLNHLDEIVVFDPLSRDQLRKVARLQMKDVAARLAEKGIAMAVTDAALDYILGESYDPVYGARPIRRWLEKKVVKELSRMLVREEIDENSTVFIDAAPSGSGLVYRVEKNGGLVDAAMGQKSDAMPIRL; from the exons ATGAACCCTGATAAGTTTACCCACAAGACCAATGAGACTATTGCCGGAGCTCATGTCCTGGCCATGGATGCTGGCCACGCGCAGTTCACGCCACTCCATCTTGCAACAGCATTGGTATCTGATCCCAGTGGCATTTTCAACCAAGCCATTGCCAATGCCGGTGGCAGTGTTGACACTCCGAAGTCTGTGGAGAGGGTGTTCAACCAGGCCCTGAAGAAGCTCCCATCTCAGTCACCTCCGCCGTATGAAATCCTAGCCAGTTCATCTCTCATCAAAGTGATTAGGAGAGCTCAGTCAGCGCAGAAGACAAGAGGGGACACACACTTGGCCGTTGATCAGTTGATCTTTAGTCTTCTTGAGGATTCCCAGATTGGTGACTTGTTGAAGGAAGCCGGCATTGCCACGGCCAGAATGAAATCTGAAGTCGAAAAGCTTCGTGGGAAGGAAGGGAAGAAGGTGGAGAGTGCTTCTGGGGATACTACATTTCAGGCATTGAAGACTTATGGACGGGACCTTGTTGAGCAGGCCGGGAAACTTGACCCGGTTATTGGCCGTGACGAGGAGataaggagagtggtgaggattcTTTCGAGGAGGACTAAGAACAACCCTGTTCTAATTGGAGAGCCGGGAGTTGGGAAGACTGCTGTGGTTGAAGGGCTGGCTCAGAGGATAGTTGGCGGGGATGTCCCAAGTAATTTGGCTGATGTAAGGCTCATTGCATTGGATATGGGGGCCAAGTATCGAGGGAAGTTTGAGGAGCGGTTAAAGGCGGTTGTGAAGGAAGTGGAAGAGGCTGAGGGGAAGGTGATTCTGTTTATTGATGAAATTCACCTTGTTCTTGGCGCCGGAAGGACGGAAGGATCCATGGATGCAGGCAACCTGTTCAAGCCAACGCTCGCACGGGGGCAACTTCGGTACATTGGCGCAACAACTCTTGAGGAGTACAGAAAATATGTAGACAAAGATGCTGCATTTGAGAGAAGGTTCCAGCAGGTTTATGTGGCGGAGCCTAGTGTTCCGGATACAATTAGCATCCTTCGAGGTTTGAAAGAGAGGTATGAGGATCACCACTGTGTTCGGATTCTGGACAGAACTCTTGTTGTTGCTGCACAGCTTTCGAGTCGATACATCACAG GGCGACATCTCCCTGACAAGGCGATTGATCTAGTTGACGAAGCTTGTGCGAATGTGAGAGTCCAACTTGACAGCCAACCTGAAGAAATCGATAACCTCGAAAGGAAGAGGATGCAGCTGGAAGTTGAGCTTCATGCACTTGAGAAAGAAAAGGACAAAGCTAGCAAAGCTCGTCTTGTCGAG GTGCGAAAAGAGCTTGATGAACTGAGAGACAAGCTTCAGCCACTGGTGATGAAGTATCgaaaggagaaggaaagggTGGACGAGCTTCGAAAGCTTAAGCAGAAGCGTGAAGAGCTCTTGGTAGCTTTAGCAGAGGCCGAAAGAAGATATGATTTGGCTAGGGCTGCTGACTTGAGTTGTGGCCCTATTCAGGAAGTGGAAACCACCATTGCAAAGCTTGAAGGTAGTACTGCCGAAAACTTGATTTTGACAGAGACGGTTGGACCAGAACAAATTGCAGAGGTGGTTAGCCGTTGGACCGGCATACCTGTCACACGGCTTGGCCAGAATGACAAGGAAAGGTTAATTGGACTTGCGGAAAGGTTGCATAAGAGAGTAGTGGGGCAAGACCAGGCAGTTGATGCTGTCGCCGAGGCGGTTTTAATGTCAAGAGCGGGGCTAGGAAGGCCACAACAACCTACTGGTTCATTCCTCTTCTTGGGCCCAACTGGTGTCGGTAAAACCGAGCTTGCGAAGGCGCTTGCTGAACAACTTTTTGATGACGAGAATCTGATTGTCAGAATTGACATGTCCGAGTATATGGAACAACATTCTGTCTCGCGCTTAATTGACACTCCCCCTGG GTATATTGGTCGCAATGAAGGCGGGCAACTCACGGAGGCCGTGAGGCGGAGGCCTTACAGTGTTGTATTGTTTGATGAAGTGGAGAAGGCTCACACCGCTGCTTTCAACACACTCCTGCAAGTCTTGGATGATGGAAGACTAACCGATGGACAAGGCCGTACAGTTGATTTCAGAAACACGGTGATTGTCATGACTTCAAACTTGGGAGCAGAACATCTCCTCTCCGGTTCGATGGGCAAGTGCTCGATGCAGGTTGCTCACGATGAAGTTatgaaagag GTGAGAAGGCACTTTAGCCCTGAGCTGCTGAACCATCTCGATGAGATTGTTGTATTTGACCCTCTCTCTCGCGATCAACTGAGGAAGGTTGCCAGATTGCAAATGAAAGATGTTGCAGCCCGACTGGCCGAGAAGGGCATTGCTATGGCAGTCACCGATGCAGCGTTGGATTACATTCTGGGCGAGAGTTATGATCCC GTTTACGGTGCCAGACCTATTAGGAGATGGCTGGAGAAGAAGGTGGTGAAGGAGTTGTCGCGGATGCTTGTGCGAGAAGAAATAGATGAAAACTCGACCGTGTTCATAGATGCAGCGCCAAGCGGAAGCGGGCTTGTGTACAGGGTTGAGAAGAACGGAGGGCTTGTGGATGCGGCGATGGGGCAGAAGTCGGATGCGATGCCGATCAGGctgtga